The Manihot esculenta cultivar AM560-2 chromosome 11, M.esculenta_v8, whole genome shotgun sequence genome includes a region encoding these proteins:
- the LOC110626286 gene encoding metal transporter Nramp6 isoform X2: MTGSTSVQPQFIVSSGNRSFSRAPLIDNSDTDRIVVPDKTSWKNLFAYIGPGFLVSIAYIDPGNFETDLQSGAEYKYELLWIILVASCAALLIQSLAANLGVVTGKHLAEHCKAEYPRVPNFILWILAEIAIVACDIPEVIGTAFALNMLFKIPVWIGVLLTGLSTLVLLALQQYGVRKLEFFIAFLVSTIAACFLVELGYAKPSASEVLYGLFVPQLKGQGATGLAISLLGAMVMPHNLFLHSALVLSRKIPQSNGGIKEACRFYLIESSFALAIAFFINVAVISVSGAVCNSSNLNPEDQSKCKDLDLNQASFLLRHVLGSWSSKLFAIALLASGQSSTITGTYAGQYVMQGFLNLRLTPWIRNFLTRCLAIVPSLIVALIGGSSGAGKLIIIASMILSFELPFALIPLLKFTSCQTKMGMHANSTVISAITWIIGSLIMAINIYYLAIGFIKILLHGHLKVVEVVFLGIFGFSAMALYLASIAYLVFRKNKEATHLLALTTPESRQMSNELGDTPMHNLPREDIVRMQLPQRRSTEEVD, from the exons ATGACGGGTTCCACGTCTGTGCAGCCACAGTTCATTGTCAGCTCTGGTAATCGGAGCTTTTCCCGTGCACCCCTCATTGACAATTCAGATACTGATAGAATTGTCGTTCCGGAC AAGACAAGCTGGAAGAACCTGTTTGCATATATAGGTCCGGGGTTCCTTGTTTCTATTGCATATATCGACCCTGGAAATT TTGAAACTGACCTGCAGTCAGGAGCAGAATACAAGTACGAG TTACTTTGGATCATATTAGTGGCCTCATGTGCTGCTCTTCTTATACAATCTCTAGCAGCCAATTTGGGGGTTGTCACTG GAAAGCATTTAGCAGAACACTGTAAGGCTGAATATCCTAGGGTGCCAAACTTCATCCTCTGGATTCTTGCTGAAATTGCTATTGTTGCGTGTGATATTCCTGAAG TAATTGGTACAGCCTTTGCATTGAACATGCTCTTCAAAATTCCAGTGTGGATTGGTGTTCTTCTTACTGGGCTTAGTACGTTGGTTCTTCTAGCACTACAGCAATATGGG GTCCGGAAGCTTGAATTCTTTATTGCTTTTCTTGTTTCTACAATTGCTGCATGCTTTCTTGTGGAGCTTGGCTATGCAAAACCCTCTGCTTCTGAAGTTCTCTACGGGCTTTTTGTTCCACAACTCAAGGGACAGGGTGCTACTGGCCTTGCAATTTCACTTCTTGGTGCCATGGTTATGCC GCACAATCTCTTCCTTCATTCAGCATTGGTGCTTTCTAGGAAAATTCCACAATCCAATGGTGGTATCAAG GAGGCTTGTAGATTTTACTTGATAGAAAGTTCCTTCGCTCTCGCAATTGCCTTTTTCATTAATGTAGCCGTTATTTCTGTAAGTGGTGCTGTTTGCAATTCCTCAAATTTAAATCCAGAAGATCAGTCAAAATGCAAGGACTTGGACTTGAACCAGGCTTCTTTTCTGCTTAGA CATGTTTTGGGTAGTTGGAGTTCAAAACTTTTTGCAATTGCTTTGTTGGCATCAGGTCAGAGTTCTACCATAACAGGAACTTACGCAGGGCAGTATGTCATGCAG GGTTTCTTGAATCTACGATTGACACCATGGATAAGGAATTTCCTAACTCGATGCTTGGCAATTGTCCCTAGCTTAATTGTTGCACTCATTGGTGGCTCTTCTGGGGCTGGAAAGCTAATTATTATTGCATCT ATGATTCTATCATTTGAGCTTCCTTTTGCTCTCATTCCACTCCTCAAGTTCACTAGTTGCCAAACCAAGATGGGGATGCACGCCAACTCAACTGTG ATTTCAGCTATCACTTGGATCATTGGTTCCTTGATCATGGCAATAAATATATACTACCTTGCAATTGGCTTCATCAAGATTCTTCTTCATGGCCATTTAAAAGTGGTAGAAGTTGTTTTTCTTGGAATATTTGGATTTTCAGCAATGGCATTGTATTTGGCTTCAATTGCATACTTGGTCTTCCGTAAAAACAAGGAAGCTACTCATCTTTTGGCACTAACGACACCGGAAAGTCGACAGATGTCTAACGAGTTGGGCGATACGCCAATGCATAACCTCCCAAGAGAAGACATAGTACGGATGCAGTTACCTCAAAGAAGGTCTACAGAAGAAGTGGACTGA
- the LOC110626286 gene encoding metal transporter Nramp6 isoform X1 — protein MVATLKDSEREHFRVLHKSLLLYFRFLQLRFISAFLLLFTAMQIVSISLSGKEKAMTGSTSVQPQFIVSSGNRSFSRAPLIDNSDTDRIVVPDKTSWKNLFAYIGPGFLVSIAYIDPGNFETDLQSGAEYKYELLWIILVASCAALLIQSLAANLGVVTGKHLAEHCKAEYPRVPNFILWILAEIAIVACDIPEVIGTAFALNMLFKIPVWIGVLLTGLSTLVLLALQQYGVRKLEFFIAFLVSTIAACFLVELGYAKPSASEVLYGLFVPQLKGQGATGLAISLLGAMVMPHNLFLHSALVLSRKIPQSNGGIKEACRFYLIESSFALAIAFFINVAVISVSGAVCNSSNLNPEDQSKCKDLDLNQASFLLRHVLGSWSSKLFAIALLASGQSSTITGTYAGQYVMQGFLNLRLTPWIRNFLTRCLAIVPSLIVALIGGSSGAGKLIIIASMILSFELPFALIPLLKFTSCQTKMGMHANSTVISAITWIIGSLIMAINIYYLAIGFIKILLHGHLKVVEVVFLGIFGFSAMALYLASIAYLVFRKNKEATHLLALTTPESRQMSNELGDTPMHNLPREDIVRMQLPQRRSTEEVD, from the exons GGAAAGAGAAAGCTATGACGGGTTCCACGTCTGTGCAGCCACAGTTCATTGTCAGCTCTGGTAATCGGAGCTTTTCCCGTGCACCCCTCATTGACAATTCAGATACTGATAGAATTGTCGTTCCGGAC AAGACAAGCTGGAAGAACCTGTTTGCATATATAGGTCCGGGGTTCCTTGTTTCTATTGCATATATCGACCCTGGAAATT TTGAAACTGACCTGCAGTCAGGAGCAGAATACAAGTACGAG TTACTTTGGATCATATTAGTGGCCTCATGTGCTGCTCTTCTTATACAATCTCTAGCAGCCAATTTGGGGGTTGTCACTG GAAAGCATTTAGCAGAACACTGTAAGGCTGAATATCCTAGGGTGCCAAACTTCATCCTCTGGATTCTTGCTGAAATTGCTATTGTTGCGTGTGATATTCCTGAAG TAATTGGTACAGCCTTTGCATTGAACATGCTCTTCAAAATTCCAGTGTGGATTGGTGTTCTTCTTACTGGGCTTAGTACGTTGGTTCTTCTAGCACTACAGCAATATGGG GTCCGGAAGCTTGAATTCTTTATTGCTTTTCTTGTTTCTACAATTGCTGCATGCTTTCTTGTGGAGCTTGGCTATGCAAAACCCTCTGCTTCTGAAGTTCTCTACGGGCTTTTTGTTCCACAACTCAAGGGACAGGGTGCTACTGGCCTTGCAATTTCACTTCTTGGTGCCATGGTTATGCC GCACAATCTCTTCCTTCATTCAGCATTGGTGCTTTCTAGGAAAATTCCACAATCCAATGGTGGTATCAAG GAGGCTTGTAGATTTTACTTGATAGAAAGTTCCTTCGCTCTCGCAATTGCCTTTTTCATTAATGTAGCCGTTATTTCTGTAAGTGGTGCTGTTTGCAATTCCTCAAATTTAAATCCAGAAGATCAGTCAAAATGCAAGGACTTGGACTTGAACCAGGCTTCTTTTCTGCTTAGA CATGTTTTGGGTAGTTGGAGTTCAAAACTTTTTGCAATTGCTTTGTTGGCATCAGGTCAGAGTTCTACCATAACAGGAACTTACGCAGGGCAGTATGTCATGCAG GGTTTCTTGAATCTACGATTGACACCATGGATAAGGAATTTCCTAACTCGATGCTTGGCAATTGTCCCTAGCTTAATTGTTGCACTCATTGGTGGCTCTTCTGGGGCTGGAAAGCTAATTATTATTGCATCT ATGATTCTATCATTTGAGCTTCCTTTTGCTCTCATTCCACTCCTCAAGTTCACTAGTTGCCAAACCAAGATGGGGATGCACGCCAACTCAACTGTG ATTTCAGCTATCACTTGGATCATTGGTTCCTTGATCATGGCAATAAATATATACTACCTTGCAATTGGCTTCATCAAGATTCTTCTTCATGGCCATTTAAAAGTGGTAGAAGTTGTTTTTCTTGGAATATTTGGATTTTCAGCAATGGCATTGTATTTGGCTTCAATTGCATACTTGGTCTTCCGTAAAAACAAGGAAGCTACTCATCTTTTGGCACTAACGACACCGGAAAGTCGACAGATGTCTAACGAGTTGGGCGATACGCCAATGCATAACCTCCCAAGAGAAGACATAGTACGGATGCAGTTACCTCAAAGAAGGTCTACAGAAGAAGTGGACTGA
- the LOC110625574 gene encoding probable diphthine methyl ester synthase isoform X2 has protein sequence MLYIIGLGLGDEKDITLRGLEAVQKCEKVYMEAYTSLLSFGLSTDGLSTLENLYGKPITIADREMVEEKADDILSSARTSDVAFLVVGDPFGATTHTDLVVRAKELGVDIKVVHNASVMNAVGICGLQLYCYGETVSIPFFTDTWRPDSFYEKIKRNRELGLHTLCLLDIRVKEPSWESLSRGRKKYEPPRYMTINTAIEQLLEIEERRGESGETQQHTMKILDVLALLGWEVRIK, from the exons ATGCTGTACATAATAGGTCTAGGATTGGGAGATGAGAAGGACATCACATTAAGAGGCCTAGAAGCTGTGCAGAAATGTGAGAAGGTGTACATGGAAGCTTACACTTCTCTCCTCTCTTTTGGTCTCTCCACTGATGGACTTTCCACTCTG GAAAATTTATATGGGAAACCAATTACCATTGCTGATAGAGAGATGGTAGAAGAGAAGGCTGACGATATATTGTCATCAGCTCGTACATCTGATGTGGCTTTCCTTGTTGTTGGAGATCCTTTTGG AGCTACAACACATACAGATCTTGTTGTTCGAGCAAAGGAATTGGGTGTTGATATCAAAGTGGTACACAATGCTTCTGTGATGAATGCTGTAGGGATTTGTGGATTACAGTTATATTGCTATGGAGAGACTGTTTCCATCCCTTTTTTTACTGATACATGGAGACCTGATAGCTTTTATGAAAAGATTAAAAGAAATCGTGAACTAGGATTGCATACACTTTGTTTATTGG ATATAAGAGTAAAGGAACCTTCTTGGGAATCCTTGTCCAG AGGAAGGAAGAAGTATGAACCCCCTAGATACATGACTATAAACACTGCAATTGAGCAACTCTTGGAGATTGAGGAAAGACGTGGGGAATCTGGTGAGACTCAGCAA CATACAATGAAGATACTAGATGTGTTGGCTTTGCTCGGTTGGGAAGTGAGGATCAAATGA
- the LOC110626292 gene encoding metal transporter Nramp1-like isoform X1, with translation MSPISSGALMQLVMLALALMKMDFQDERTHQQDLNLSLGGVHFMASNNDCSVREYDMERFQLLNHFQFCWPVNEACRFYLIESSFALAIAFFINGAVISVSGAVCNSSNLNPEDQSKCKDLDLNQASFLLRHVLGSWTSKLFAIALLASGQSSTITGTYAGQYVMQGFLNLRLTPWIRNFLTRCLAIVPSLIVALIGGSSGAGKLIIIASMILSFELPFALIPLLKFTSCQTKMGMHANSTVISAITWIIGSLIMAINIYYLATGFIKILLHGHLEVVEVVFLGIFGFSAMALYLAAIAYLVFRKNKEATHLLALTTPESRQMSNELGDTPMHNLPREDIVRMQLPQRRSTEEVVGD, from the exons ATGTCTCCCATCTCATCCGGTGCTCTAATGCAATTAGTTATG CTTGCACTGGCCTTGATGAAGATGGATTTTCAGGATGAGAGGACTCACCAGCAGGATTTGAACTTAAGCCT GGGTGGAGTTCATTTTATGGCGTCTAACAATGATTGCAGTGTGAGAGAATACGACATGGAGAGGTTTCAGCTTCTGAATCACTTCCAGTTCTGTTGGCCAGTTAAT GAGGCTTGTAGATTTTACTTGATAGAAAGTTCCTTCGCTCTCGCAATTGCCTTTTTCATTAATGGAGCCGTTATTTCTGTAAGTGGTGCTGTTTGCAATTCCTCAAATTTAAATCCAGAAGATCAGTCAAAATGCAAGGACTTGGACTTGAACCAGGCTTCTTTTCTGCTTAGA CATGTTTTGGGTAGTTGGACTTCAAAACTTTTTGCAATTGCTTTGTTGGCATCAGGTCAGAGTTCTACCATAACAGGAACTTACGCAGGGCAGTATGTCATGCAG GGTTTCTTGAATCTACGATTGACACCATGGATAAGGAATTTCCTAACTCGATGCTTGGCAATTGTCCCTAGCTTAATTGTTGCACTCATTGGTGGCTCTTCTGGGGCTGGAAAGCTAATTATTATTGCATCT ATGATTCTATCATTTGAGCTTCCTTTTGCTCTCATTCCACTCCTCAAGTTCACTAGTTGCCAAACCAAGATGGGGATGCACGCCAACTCAACTGTG ATTTCAGCTATCACTTGGATCATTGGTTCCTTGATCATGGCAATAAATATATACTACCTTGCAACTGGCTTCATCAAGATTCTTCTTCATGGCCATTTAGAAGTGGTAGAAGTTGTTTTTCTTGGAATATTTGGATTTTCAGCAATGGCATTGTATTTGGCTGCAATTGCATACTTGGTGTTCCGTAAAAACAAGGAAGCTACTCATCTTTTGGCACTAACGACACCGGAAAGTCGACAGATGTCTAACGAGTTGGGCGATACGCCAATGCATAACCTCCCAAGAGAAGACATAGTACGGATGCAGTTACCTCAAAGAAGGTCTACAGAAGAAGTGGTAGGTGACTGA
- the LOC110625575 gene encoding gibberellin 20 oxidase 2, with product MSIDSCTLNMAIPKIEKQEPVVFDASIIQHQTNVPSEFIWPEHEKSCLESPELVIPPIDLGSFLSGDPSAVSKAFQLINEACRKHGFFLIVNHGVDSGLIAKAHEYMDKFFGLSPAEKQRAQRKLGEHCGYTSSFTGRFSSKLPWKETLSFRYSDDDQLSNIVQEYFFNVMGEEFEDFGKVYQEYCEAMNTLALKIMELLGFSLGAGREYFKEFFKGNDSIMRLNNYPPCQQPHLTLGTGPHCDPTSLTILHQDEVGGLQVLVDEKWHFVRPDPQAFVVNIADTFMALSNGIFRSCLHRAVLNNKTVRKSIAFFLCPNMDKVVKLPNNLIDSNNPRRASSRPPHNRRRRSSLSTQSSVVALQSIGSLRRQQLGCPQSSVFLSPQSSSVLSPQSSSATVKDILDYSESNQIKSIVLLFVVVLHKSGFREQFDIGN from the exons ATGTCCATTGATAGCTGCACGTTAAACATGGCAATTccaaaaattgaaaaacaagAACCTGTTGTTTTCGATGCCTCCATTATTCAACATCAAACCAACGTACCTTCTGAGTTCATTTGGCCTGAACATGAGAAGTCCTGCCTCGAGTCCCCGGAACTTGTAATTCCTCCCATTGACTTGGGAAGCTTTCTGTCCGGAGACCCTTCTGCTGTCTCAAAAGCTTTTCAGCTCATTAATGAGGCATGCAGGAAGCATGGCTTCTTTCTAATTGTTAATCATGGTGTTGATTCGGGACTTATAGCTAAAGCTCATGAGTATATGGACAAGTTCTTTGGTTTGTCACCAGCGGAGAAGCAAAGAGCTCAGAGAAAGTTAGGAGAACACTGTGGATATACTAGTAGCTTCACTGGCAGGTTCTCTTCCAAACTTCCGTGGAAAGAAACTCTCTCTTTTCGATACTCTGATGATGATCAGTTGTCCAACATTGTCCAAGAATATTTCTTCAACGTCATGGGAGAAGAATTTGAAGATTTTGG AAAGGTGTATCAAGAATACTGTGAAGCCATGAACACTCTAGCCCTCAAGATTATGGAGCTTTTGGGATTCAGTCTAGGTGCTGGCCGGGAATACTTTAAAGAATTCTTTAAGGGAAATGATTCCATAATGAGATTAAATAACTATCCTCCCTGCCAGCAACCTCATTTAACTCTCGGAACTGGGCCTCACTGTGACCCTACCTCCTTAACAATCCTTCATCAGGATGAAGTTGGTGGCCTCCAAGTGttagttgatgagaaatggCATTTCGTTCGGCCCGATCCTCAAGCTTTTGTTGTCAATATCGCCGACACATTCATG GCCCTATCAAATGGCATTTTCAGGAGTTGCTTGCACAGAGCAGTGTTAAACAATAAAACAGTTAGGAAATCCATTGCTTTCTTTCTGTGTCCAAACATGGACAAGGTGGTGAAACTGCCGAATAACTTGATCGACTCCAACAATCCAAG AAGAGCCTCTTCGCGGCCTCCACACAATCGTCGGCGTCGGTCGTCGCTCTCCACGCAATCGTCGGTCGTCGCTCTCCAGTCCATCGGCTCTCTGCGCCGTCAGCAACTTGGTTGTCCTCAATCCTCTGTCTTCCTCAGCCCTCAGTCTTCCTCAGTTCTCAGTCCTCAGTCCTCATCAGCAACTGTAAAAg ATATTTTGGATTATTCAGAGTCAAATCAGATTAAGAgcattgttttattatttgttgTGGTTCTTCATAAATCTG gttttcgaGAACAATTTGATATTGGAAATTGA
- the LOC110626292 gene encoding metal transporter Nramp1-like isoform X2 — translation MASNNDCSVREYDMERFQLLNHFQFCWPVNEACRFYLIESSFALAIAFFINGAVISVSGAVCNSSNLNPEDQSKCKDLDLNQASFLLRHVLGSWTSKLFAIALLASGQSSTITGTYAGQYVMQGFLNLRLTPWIRNFLTRCLAIVPSLIVALIGGSSGAGKLIIIASMILSFELPFALIPLLKFTSCQTKMGMHANSTVISAITWIIGSLIMAINIYYLATGFIKILLHGHLEVVEVVFLGIFGFSAMALYLAAIAYLVFRKNKEATHLLALTTPESRQMSNELGDTPMHNLPREDIVRMQLPQRRSTEEVVGD, via the exons ATGGCGTCTAACAATGATTGCAGTGTGAGAGAATACGACATGGAGAGGTTTCAGCTTCTGAATCACTTCCAGTTCTGTTGGCCAGTTAAT GAGGCTTGTAGATTTTACTTGATAGAAAGTTCCTTCGCTCTCGCAATTGCCTTTTTCATTAATGGAGCCGTTATTTCTGTAAGTGGTGCTGTTTGCAATTCCTCAAATTTAAATCCAGAAGATCAGTCAAAATGCAAGGACTTGGACTTGAACCAGGCTTCTTTTCTGCTTAGA CATGTTTTGGGTAGTTGGACTTCAAAACTTTTTGCAATTGCTTTGTTGGCATCAGGTCAGAGTTCTACCATAACAGGAACTTACGCAGGGCAGTATGTCATGCAG GGTTTCTTGAATCTACGATTGACACCATGGATAAGGAATTTCCTAACTCGATGCTTGGCAATTGTCCCTAGCTTAATTGTTGCACTCATTGGTGGCTCTTCTGGGGCTGGAAAGCTAATTATTATTGCATCT ATGATTCTATCATTTGAGCTTCCTTTTGCTCTCATTCCACTCCTCAAGTTCACTAGTTGCCAAACCAAGATGGGGATGCACGCCAACTCAACTGTG ATTTCAGCTATCACTTGGATCATTGGTTCCTTGATCATGGCAATAAATATATACTACCTTGCAACTGGCTTCATCAAGATTCTTCTTCATGGCCATTTAGAAGTGGTAGAAGTTGTTTTTCTTGGAATATTTGGATTTTCAGCAATGGCATTGTATTTGGCTGCAATTGCATACTTGGTGTTCCGTAAAAACAAGGAAGCTACTCATCTTTTGGCACTAACGACACCGGAAAGTCGACAGATGTCTAACGAGTTGGGCGATACGCCAATGCATAACCTCCCAAGAGAAGACATAGTACGGATGCAGTTACCTCAAAGAAGGTCTACAGAAGAAGTGGTAGGTGACTGA
- the LOC110625574 gene encoding probable diphthine methyl ester synthase isoform X1, with protein sequence MLYIIGLGLGDEKDITLRGLEAVQKCEKVYMEAYTSLLSFGLSTDGLSTLENLYGKPITIADREMVEEKADDILSSARTSDVAFLVVGDPFGATTHTDLVVRAKELGVDIKVVHNASVMNAVGICGLQLYCYGETVSIPFFTDTWRPDSFYEKIKRNRELGLHTLCLLDIRVKEPSWESLSRGRKKYEPPRYMTINTAIEQLLEIEERRGESAYNEDTRCVGFARLGSEDQMIVTGTMKQLLAVDFGAPLHCLVIVGKTHPLEEEMLDVYKLEGGSPHQKDDGSV encoded by the exons ATGCTGTACATAATAGGTCTAGGATTGGGAGATGAGAAGGACATCACATTAAGAGGCCTAGAAGCTGTGCAGAAATGTGAGAAGGTGTACATGGAAGCTTACACTTCTCTCCTCTCTTTTGGTCTCTCCACTGATGGACTTTCCACTCTG GAAAATTTATATGGGAAACCAATTACCATTGCTGATAGAGAGATGGTAGAAGAGAAGGCTGACGATATATTGTCATCAGCTCGTACATCTGATGTGGCTTTCCTTGTTGTTGGAGATCCTTTTGG AGCTACAACACATACAGATCTTGTTGTTCGAGCAAAGGAATTGGGTGTTGATATCAAAGTGGTACACAATGCTTCTGTGATGAATGCTGTAGGGATTTGTGGATTACAGTTATATTGCTATGGAGAGACTGTTTCCATCCCTTTTTTTACTGATACATGGAGACCTGATAGCTTTTATGAAAAGATTAAAAGAAATCGTGAACTAGGATTGCATACACTTTGTTTATTGG ATATAAGAGTAAAGGAACCTTCTTGGGAATCCTTGTCCAG AGGAAGGAAGAAGTATGAACCCCCTAGATACATGACTATAAACACTGCAATTGAGCAACTCTTGGAGATTGAGGAAAGACGTGGGGAATCTG CATACAATGAAGATACTAGATGTGTTGGCTTTGCTCGGTTGGGAAGTGAGGATCAAATGATAGTTACTGGAACAATGAAGCAACTGCTGGCAGTTGATTTTGGAGCACCCTTGCATTGTCTTGTAATTGTGGGGAAGACCCATCCCCTAGAAGAAGAAATGCTGGACGTTTACAAACTCGAAGGAGGGAGTCCACACCAAAAAGATGATGGAAGTGTATAA